The Verrucomicrobiota bacterium genome window below encodes:
- a CDS encoding cbb3-type cytochrome c oxidase subunit II — protein MNHLRTLFIGFFLTFITSWVGLVIMPYIQLGHLPPFEDEDEGTSNPPALTGLEITGMKAYAANGCIYCHTQQVRPSHQGSDIARGWGGRRTVARDYINQKPVFLGTMRTGPDLTNVGVRLRDKRWHHEHLYNPQSKVSWSTMSPYKYLYRKQKIEGDPSPDALLEVGEKIEEGFEIIPTEEAKALVAYLLSLNRSYPLPEAPFDE, from the coding sequence ATGAATCATTTAAGGACATTATTTATTGGATTCTTTTTAACCTTTATCACGAGTTGGGTAGGACTTGTTATCATGCCTTATATTCAGTTGGGACATCTTCCCCCATTTGAAGATGAAGATGAGGGTACAAGTAATCCTCCAGCATTAACGGGTTTAGAAATAACAGGGATGAAAGCTTATGCTGCCAATGGTTGCATTTATTGCCATACTCAGCAAGTGCGTCCATCACATCAAGGTTCCGATATTGCCAGAGGTTGGGGTGGTCGTCGCACAGTGGCTAGGGATTATATCAATCAAAAACCAGTTTTTTTGGGAACCATGCGTACGGGTCCAGATCTTACCAATGTTGGAGTTCGTTTACGTGACAAGCGTTGGCATCATGAACATTTGTATAATCCTCAGAGTAAGGTCAGCTGGTCAACAATGTCGCCTTATAAGTATTTGTATCGAAAACAGAAGATAGAAGGAGATCCTTCTCCAGATGCCTTACTTGAGGTTGGCGAGAAAATTGAGGAAGGGTTCGAAATAATTCCAACTGAGGAGGCGAAAGCCTTAGTGGCCTATCTTCTGTCTTTAAACCGTTCTTATCCACTACCGGAGGCTCCTTTTGATGAGTGA
- a CDS encoding glycosyltransferase: MNHNGLDLEVDHELFALVKAGYEVDLFTRGKVDMEGVKSSRPLINWSRLYSNFSSKLYYNKIQHFFDWAASRRLKPGLYDVVVGWSGCAKKTFTQAKSLGIPTVLNAEIHHVDHNRVLHDMGLDCRRRREEYGVADRIVVHSAFCKKTFTDKGVEDESIYVAHRGVDLEKFSCLSRENNQVFRVVFFGRLCERKGIRQAISAWKLANLDHAEFWMIGAIDSSVKEDVESELSDRVKYIPFTSTPEQYLVQCDINLMPTESEGLAKSLVEAAACGLVTITTEESGFDLGEENGVFHVERDNIHRTAELMKHFYQERSLCKSLGLCARNSVEKSFTWEQFHQRFAQIVEESF, encoded by the coding sequence ATGAACCATAATGGTCTGGATTTAGAGGTTGATCATGAGTTATTTGCTCTTGTTAAAGCGGGTTACGAAGTGGATTTATTTACTCGCGGCAAAGTGGATATGGAGGGTGTTAAATCTTCGAGACCGCTTATTAATTGGTCACGCCTATATAGTAATTTTTCTTCTAAGCTCTATTACAATAAGATACAGCATTTTTTTGATTGGGCAGCTAGCCGGAGGCTTAAGCCTGGTCTGTATGATGTAGTTGTCGGCTGGAGTGGATGTGCCAAAAAAACTTTTACTCAAGCTAAATCTTTAGGAATTCCTACAGTCTTGAATGCCGAAATTCATCATGTCGACCATAATCGCGTTTTACATGATATGGGCTTAGATTGTAGACGGAGACGAGAAGAATACGGTGTAGCCGATAGAATCGTGGTGCATTCAGCTTTTTGCAAAAAAACCTTTACTGATAAGGGAGTCGAAGATGAAAGTATTTATGTTGCACACCGCGGAGTAGATCTGGAAAAATTTTCTTGCTTATCAAGGGAGAATAATCAGGTATTTCGAGTTGTTTTCTTTGGTCGTTTATGCGAACGCAAAGGTATACGGCAGGCAATTAGTGCTTGGAAATTGGCAAACTTGGACCATGCAGAATTTTGGATGATCGGTGCGATTGATAGTTCAGTTAAGGAGGATGTGGAAAGTGAGCTTTCTGATCGTGTTAAATATATTCCATTTACATCAACTCCAGAGCAGTATTTAGTGCAATGCGACATTAATCTCATGCCTACGGAGTCTGAGGGTTTGGCCAAGAGCTTGGTAGAGGCTGCCGCCTGTGGACTGGTTACTATTACAACTGAGGAGAGTGGTTTTGATCTTGGTGAAGAGAATGGTGTTTTTCATGTAGAGCGTGACAACATCCACAGAACAGCGGAGTTGATGAAACATTTTTACCAAGAGCGCTCTCTCTGCAAGAGTTTAGGTCTATGCGCTCGGAATAGTGTAGAGAAGAGTTTTACTTGGGAGCAGTTTCACCAGCGCTTTGCTCAGATAGTTGAAGAATCTTTCTAG
- a CDS encoding cbb3-type cytochrome oxidase assembly protein, whose product MIIAFYIILIGSMICFGGSAICALYWAASTGQFRDMTKGSETIFGEDEPIGEITDSFPGINVQEEIARKKEKKNKRFLPWRKL is encoded by the coding sequence ATGATAATCGCATTTTATATTATTTTAATTGGGTCAATGATCTGCTTTGGAGGAAGTGCTATATGCGCATTATATTGGGCAGCCTCTACCGGGCAATTTCGGGACATGACAAAAGGCTCAGAGACAATTTTTGGAGAAGATGAACCAATTGGGGAAATTACGGATTCATTTCCTGGGATAAATGTTCAAGAGGAAATTGCCAGAAAGAAAGAAAAGAAGAATAAAAGATTCTTACCATGGCGAAAGTTATAG
- a CDS encoding cytochrome c oxidase subunit 3 translates to MDVIPYTVKPRPETGLYNAKLGIWLFLASEVMLFGGLFSAYLFLRLGAPDGTWPHGLLKVEPGLVNTTILILSSVTVVMAWLSVKLNDFGKFRLYMGLTLVCSLLFVCIKSYEYNGKFNHFGLFLKEDKIEITGHLKNKKEYKSYLSEKKTLDKESRLLKIEISSLSDKRAWAERSGSSNLPTYDKKLEDLNKKLTEVDGKLASLKMPDLILAPDRHQPWHKYINADEKYAKYGEKLNTFDFEGIKKYQDYEPHPDMKTEFTAWVKDKLGVLEEYPPHSKQLIKVDSDAVFRCSMFYPKYNGYFAIYFTMTGLHAIHVIGGAIVMAYFWLPMPGGRGSRLFFKDRQHFANRIEVAGLFWHFVDLVWIFLFPIMYLF, encoded by the coding sequence ATGGACGTTATTCCTTACACAGTTAAGCCAAGACCTGAAACAGGCCTATACAACGCAAAGCTTGGTATTTGGTTGTTCCTGGCTTCGGAGGTGATGCTTTTCGGGGGACTTTTCAGTGCTTATCTATTTTTAAGACTTGGTGCACCGGATGGCACCTGGCCCCACGGGCTTCTGAAAGTTGAGCCAGGTTTGGTTAATACAACCATCTTAATCTTATCTAGTGTAACCGTGGTCATGGCGTGGCTCAGTGTGAAGCTCAACGATTTCGGTAAATTTCGCTTGTATATGGGATTAACCCTGGTGTGTTCATTACTTTTTGTTTGCATCAAATCCTACGAATATAATGGCAAGTTCAATCACTTTGGTCTTTTCCTTAAAGAAGATAAAATCGAAATCACGGGTCACCTCAAGAACAAGAAGGAATATAAAAGCTACCTAAGTGAAAAGAAAACTTTAGACAAAGAAAGCCGACTCCTCAAAATTGAGATTTCCTCGCTTAGTGATAAAAGAGCCTGGGCTGAAAGAAGTGGTTCGTCCAATTTACCTACTTATGATAAAAAGCTAGAAGACCTCAACAAAAAGCTTACTGAAGTTGATGGTAAGCTTGCTTCTTTAAAGATGCCAGATCTGATACTTGCTCCAGACAGGCATCAGCCCTGGCATAAATATATCAATGCGGATGAAAAGTATGCCAAGTACGGGGAAAAATTAAATACTTTCGATTTTGAGGGAATTAAAAAATATCAAGATTATGAGCCTCACCCCGACATGAAAACGGAATTTACGGCTTGGGTTAAAGATAAATTAGGTGTGCTTGAAGAATACCCTCCTCATTCTAAACAACTTATTAAAGTAGATAGCGATGCAGTGTTTCGTTGCTCGATGTTCTATCCGAAATATAATGGTTACTTTGCCATTTATTTTACTATGACTGGGTTGCACGCAATTCATGTCATAGGTGGAGCCATTGTCATGGCATATTTTTGGCTGCCTATGCCAGGGGGTAGGGGCTCGAGACTCTTTTTCAAAGATAGACAACATTTTGCAAACCGTATAGAGGTTGCAGGATTATTTTGGCACTTTGTAGATCTTGTTTGGATATTTCTATTCCCTATCATGTATTTATTCTAG
- a CDS encoding tetratricopeptide repeat protein has protein sequence MSLYAQDEAFQEIRQKTIQLYTKAKFTEALRSANELITLKPSDAFSYKLRAAIYVDLDKFAEARKDFSQAGELDPDDAFTHFNIGETYFLDKYYSNAIKHFRNFMKKEPNNELALFKIFLCNILSEQQQEVDQALSTLQPSPVSPLYYFAHAAIAFNKENPDKANELISTANNIYPNDQILTFVDSFLELGWVKTDQNVAKPIISGDKLKSMSSQSFHAEPIEAPVLTKLEDLLPLDEEEDEDKEKQEDNNQ, from the coding sequence TTGTCTCTATACGCGCAAGATGAAGCTTTCCAGGAAATCAGACAGAAAACGATTCAGCTCTACACTAAAGCTAAATTTACAGAAGCTCTGCGTTCTGCAAATGAACTGATTACCCTAAAACCCTCAGACGCTTTTAGCTATAAACTTCGCGCCGCTATTTATGTTGACTTAGACAAATTTGCTGAAGCTCGAAAAGATTTTAGTCAAGCAGGCGAACTTGATCCCGATGACGCATTTACTCATTTTAATATCGGGGAAACTTACTTTTTAGACAAATATTATAGCAACGCTATCAAGCATTTTAGAAATTTCATGAAAAAAGAGCCCAACAATGAGCTAGCTCTCTTTAAGATTTTTCTGTGTAATATTTTGTCTGAGCAACAGCAAGAAGTAGATCAGGCCCTTAGCACTCTGCAACCAAGCCCGGTAAGTCCCTTGTACTACTTTGCCCATGCTGCGATCGCTTTTAATAAGGAAAATCCTGATAAAGCTAATGAATTGATCAGCACTGCAAATAACATCTATCCAAATGATCAAATCCTGACCTTTGTAGATTCTTTCCTTGAGTTAGGCTGGGTCAAAACAGATCAAAATGTTGCTAAACCAATTATTTCCGGTGACAAGCTTAAATCAATGAGCAGCCAATCCTTTCATGCAGAACCCATTGAGGCTCCAGTTCTTACTAAGCTTGAAGATTTACTACCTCTAGATGAGGAAGAGGACGAAGACAAAGAGAAACAAGAAGACAACAACCAATAA
- a CDS encoding cytochrome C oxidase subunit IV family protein — MAEKGTVAEHNEAHEREHLLHHMKIYRNVLYGLLVGTFLTVAAYWWLDIGGKGIGAWDIALGLLIASAKASLVLLFFMHLNNEKRLVYIVLVFAVIFVIGLFVLSLGAYYNKIEY; from the coding sequence ATGGCAGAAAAAGGCACAGTAGCAGAACATAATGAAGCTCATGAGAGAGAGCATCTTCTCCATCACATGAAGATTTATAGAAATGTTCTTTATGGTTTATTGGTTGGAACATTTTTAACAGTTGCTGCTTATTGGTGGCTTGATATTGGTGGAAAAGGTATAGGGGCCTGGGATATCGCATTGGGTTTGCTCATTGCTTCGGCCAAAGCGTCTTTAGTTTTATTGTTCTTTATGCATTTAAATAACGAGAAACGACTTGTCTATATCGTGCTCGTTTTCGCTGTCATTTTCGTTATCGGCCTGTTTGTCCTCTCATTAGGAGCTTATTATAATAAAATAGAGTATTAG
- a CDS encoding cbb3-type cytochrome c oxidase subunit I, translating to MAKVIDKDSKVSEPNKGKPVMTDAERRAAIDKSCRTPVLLFMGSAIFWLLAGTTFGLLASFKLHDPQFFNGMFGVDFGFLNFGRVRPAHLNAVAYGWASAAALGVAIWLMARLCHTPLRLGGLVCAAGVFWNIGMVVGIVSILAGYSTSIEWLEFPAYATLFLFISYALVAIWAVDMFLRRKPGHVYVSQWYIIAALFWFPWLYGTANIAFLITPVAGSAQGIINWWYGHNALGLWFTPIGLAAAYYFIPKVIGRPVHSYYLSAVGFWALALFYSWNGGHHLIGGPLPAWVITASIVASVMMVIPVVVTAVNHHMTVKGNFHILSFSPTLRFIVFGAMSYTIASLQGSSMAIRSLNEITHFTDYTIGHAHLGLYAFFTMIMFGSFYYIVPRLVDCEWRSAALIKIHFWCCAYGIIFMVGTLTIGGLVQGFLLADANVIFERVVDQALPYRIGRSLSGLALAVGHIAFAIHFVLMLLNLGRKTGGPTYFRSKW from the coding sequence ATGGCGAAAGTTATAGATAAAGATTCAAAGGTATCAGAGCCTAATAAAGGGAAGCCTGTAATGACGGATGCTGAGCGCAGAGCAGCGATCGACAAGTCCTGTCGAACACCGGTTCTCCTCTTCATGGGTAGTGCTATCTTTTGGCTATTAGCTGGAACTACATTTGGGTTGTTGGCTTCCTTCAAACTGCATGATCCACAGTTTTTCAACGGCATGTTTGGAGTTGATTTTGGATTTCTAAATTTTGGTCGAGTTAGACCTGCACACTTAAATGCGGTTGCTTATGGCTGGGCTTCTGCAGCAGCCTTAGGGGTGGCTATATGGCTGATGGCTAGACTATGCCACACTCCTTTACGTCTCGGTGGTTTAGTATGCGCAGCAGGTGTCTTTTGGAATATAGGAATGGTAGTTGGAATTGTATCCATTTTAGCAGGTTATAGTACTTCTATTGAATGGTTAGAGTTTCCTGCTTACGCAACACTATTTCTGTTCATTTCATACGCCTTGGTTGCTATCTGGGCGGTAGATATGTTCTTAAGGCGTAAGCCGGGGCATGTTTATGTCTCTCAGTGGTATATTATAGCAGCGCTCTTTTGGTTTCCCTGGTTGTATGGCACAGCAAATATTGCTTTCTTAATTACGCCTGTTGCAGGATCCGCGCAGGGTATCATTAATTGGTGGTATGGACATAACGCTCTAGGCCTTTGGTTCACTCCCATAGGCTTGGCTGCCGCCTATTACTTTATTCCTAAAGTGATAGGTCGCCCTGTCCATAGTTATTATCTCTCAGCAGTTGGTTTTTGGGCCTTAGCCTTATTTTACAGTTGGAATGGCGGACATCATTTGATTGGCGGGCCATTGCCAGCGTGGGTCATTACTGCAAGTATTGTGGCAAGTGTCATGATGGTAATTCCAGTAGTTGTGACTGCAGTAAATCATCATATGACTGTTAAAGGTAATTTTCATATTTTATCATTTAGCCCTACCCTAAGGTTTATTGTTTTCGGAGCGATGTCTTACACTATTGCGAGCTTGCAAGGCAGTTCCATGGCGATTCGTTCTTTAAATGAGATTACTCACTTTACCGATTACACCATAGGCCACGCACACCTTGGGCTCTATGCCTTCTTCACCATGATTATGTTTGGCTCTTTTTATTACATTGTTCCTCGACTGGTTGATTGCGAATGGCGATCGGCAGCATTAATTAAGATTCATTTCTGGTGTTGTGCCTACGGTATTATTTTCATGGTAGGGACCTTAACAATAGGGGGCTTGGTACAAGGTTTTTTACTGGCAGATGCTAATGTCATTTTTGAACGTGTAGTTGACCAGGCATTACCTTATCGAATTGGTCGTTCTCTATCGGGCTTAGCACTTGCTGTAGGGCATATTGCTTTTGCCATTCATTTTGTGCTTATGCTTTTGAATTTGGGACGGAAAACAGGAGGCCCAACCTATTTTAGAAGTAAGTGGTAG
- a CDS encoding cytochrome c, whose translation MSDRINTPSNKPKSNAQNGAKKDEQALDYREDHGVKSIHEPILREKREPEDGNEPISLWIITLIGGLLFFGGLYMGMYGGGFNPEEYDERAGGAFAFGGGDDATSAKKVGSATGAGDDPIAKLMKRGKRIYSSNCASCHQSSGLGQAGIYPPLTASDWVIGDKNQRLVGVLLKGLEGPIHINGTKQSYSGVMQAWEKMLSDRDIAAVLTFIRGNSDWEHSAGPILPEEVAKMREEMASRTKPWTEAELESLPAGPIINAADAAGAEAANTPNE comes from the coding sequence ATGAGTGATAGAATTAATACACCTTCAAATAAACCTAAAAGCAATGCTCAGAATGGTGCTAAAAAGGATGAGCAGGCATTAGACTATCGTGAAGATCATGGCGTAAAGAGTATCCATGAACCCATTTTGCGTGAAAAGAGAGAACCCGAGGATGGTAATGAACCAATTTCGCTTTGGATTATTACGCTCATAGGAGGATTGCTGTTTTTTGGTGGTCTTTACATGGGGATGTATGGTGGTGGGTTCAATCCTGAGGAGTATGACGAACGGGCTGGTGGGGCTTTTGCTTTCGGTGGCGGGGACGATGCCACCTCTGCAAAGAAGGTGGGATCTGCTACAGGTGCTGGAGACGACCCGATTGCTAAACTGATGAAGAGAGGTAAAAGAATTTATTCTTCGAACTGTGCATCTTGTCACCAGTCTTCGGGATTGGGACAAGCAGGTATCTATCCACCTTTGACCGCTTCTGACTGGGTTATTGGAGACAAAAATCAAAGACTTGTCGGAGTGCTGCTTAAAGGACTTGAAGGACCAATTCATATCAATGGCACCAAACAGTCCTACAGTGGGGTCATGCAGGCTTGGGAGAAAATGTTGAGCGATAGAGATATAGCAGCTGTTCTCACTTTTATTCGAGGCAATTCAGATTGGGAGCATTCGGCAGGCCCAATTTTGCCTGAGGAGGTGGCTAAGATGAGAGAGGAGATGGCTAGCAGAACAAAACCATGGACAGAAGCAGAACTGGAGTCATTGCCAGCTGGGCCCATTATCAATGCGGCCGATGCTGCTGGTGCAGAAGCTGCAAACACTCCTAATGAATAG
- a CDS encoding cytochrome c oxidase subunit II — MLAIINKFLGMPENAAAHGFQVDHMLEFCHWFMLLLFLGWSAFFVVTLFKFNRWKNPKASYHGVKNKVSTHLEISVVLIEAVLLLGFALPLWADRVDEFPDEKEAIVVHAIGEQFGWNYVYPGQDGIFGKRDEALISSDNPVGLDRNDEFAKDDILAKTEMHLPVNQKAIIRISSKDVIHNFAVKAMRSAQDAIPGIEVPMWFTPIRTGEFEIVCGQLCGTGHYSMKGWLMVEESEDYQSWLKETALRSGAVWE, encoded by the coding sequence ATGTTAGCAATCATTAATAAGTTTTTAGGGATGCCGGAAAATGCTGCAGCACATGGGTTCCAAGTTGACCATATGCTGGAGTTTTGCCATTGGTTCATGTTGTTGTTGTTTCTTGGATGGAGTGCTTTTTTCGTTGTAACATTGTTTAAGTTTAATAGGTGGAAGAACCCTAAGGCCTCTTATCACGGAGTGAAGAATAAGGTTTCAACTCACTTAGAAATTTCAGTTGTATTAATTGAGGCGGTGTTGCTGTTGGGTTTTGCATTGCCCTTATGGGCCGATCGAGTGGACGAGTTTCCTGACGAAAAAGAAGCCATAGTTGTTCATGCTATAGGAGAACAGTTTGGATGGAATTATGTTTACCCGGGTCAAGATGGTATTTTTGGAAAACGGGACGAAGCGTTGATCTCATCTGACAATCCAGTAGGGCTCGATAGAAATGATGAGTTTGCAAAAGATGATATTTTAGCCAAAACGGAAATGCATTTACCTGTGAATCAGAAAGCAATCATTCGTATTTCATCTAAGGATGTCATTCATAATTTTGCGGTTAAAGCGATGCGCAGCGCCCAAGATGCTATTCCCGGTATAGAAGTTCCTATGTGGTTTACACCGATTCGAACAGGAGAATTCGAAATTGTATGCGGTCAGTTGTGTGGTACCGGTCACTACAGTATGAAAGGCTGGTTGATGGTGGAAGAGTCTGAGGACTATCAATCATGGCTCAAGGAAACAGCTCTTCGTTCTGGTGCGGTTTGGGAATAA
- a CDS encoding cbb3-type cytochrome c oxidase subunit I, whose translation MGVVAKAEKDSHADTHHHDLPFWQKYIFSTDHKTIGIQYSITSLLFLLVGFILIGLMRWQIAYPGEAIPIVGDLLERFAGRGMAPDGKMSPDLYNAFGAMHGTIMVFLAIVPLAFGGFGNYMVPLQIGAPDMCFPRLNMASFWIQAVGGAVMLASFFVPGGAAKSGWTSYSPLANLADRTYLDIWNGQTMWLLGMVFLITASLLGSVNFIATIIQLRCKGMTWMRLPFFCWAQFITAFLLLLAFPPLEAAGIMQLVDRVFDTSFFLPSGLYVGGEVLEISGGGSPLLWQHLFWFLAHPEVYVLILPALGIIAEILTTNARKPIYGYRLMVVSIFVLGFLSFIVWAHHMYLTGMGSAISMWFQTTTIIISIPSVILISCLFITLWGGSIRFNTAMCFATAFLPMFGIGGLTGIPLAFSTIDLYLHDTYYVIGHFHYIIAPGTIFALLAGIYHWYPKVTGRHMNEFWGKVHFWPSLLFMNGIFLPMFLQGMAGFHRRWYDGGQSYELTQRVIEWTQIFGFKGITYIQLNEIMTWSAIGLFIAQIPFIINFFASIKTGKKAVDNPWQSTTVEWLAPTPPGHGNFTSEPIVDKGPYEYNVPDSEEEFSPQGKLS comes from the coding sequence ATGGGCGTCGTAGCAAAAGCAGAAAAAGATAGTCATGCAGATACGCATCATCATGACTTACCCTTTTGGCAAAAGTATATTTTTTCTACTGATCATAAAACGATTGGCATTCAATACAGTATAACATCACTTCTCTTTTTACTCGTCGGTTTTATCTTAATTGGTCTTATGCGCTGGCAGATTGCCTATCCAGGTGAAGCTATTCCCATTGTTGGAGATTTATTAGAACGCTTTGCGGGCAGAGGAATGGCGCCTGATGGAAAAATGTCACCGGATCTCTACAACGCCTTCGGGGCTATGCATGGTACCATCATGGTCTTTTTAGCTATAGTCCCCTTAGCTTTTGGTGGCTTTGGAAATTACATGGTTCCATTACAAATCGGTGCTCCTGATATGTGCTTCCCTAGACTTAACATGGCAAGCTTTTGGATTCAAGCAGTTGGGGGTGCTGTCATGCTGGCAAGTTTTTTTGTTCCGGGAGGTGCAGCAAAGTCAGGTTGGACCTCGTATTCACCTCTGGCAAATTTAGCCGATAGAACCTATCTAGATATTTGGAATGGCCAGACTATGTGGTTGCTTGGCATGGTCTTTTTAATCACGGCTTCTCTTTTAGGTTCTGTCAATTTTATAGCTACCATTATTCAACTGCGTTGCAAAGGCATGACCTGGATGCGCTTACCGTTCTTCTGCTGGGCGCAATTTATCACAGCCTTTTTGCTGCTTCTGGCTTTTCCTCCATTAGAAGCCGCTGGAATCATGCAGCTGGTGGATCGCGTGTTTGATACCAGCTTCTTTTTGCCTAGCGGCTTGTACGTAGGCGGCGAAGTGCTTGAGATAAGCGGTGGCGGAAGCCCTCTGTTATGGCAACACCTGTTTTGGTTTTTAGCTCATCCTGAAGTTTATGTTTTAATTCTGCCGGCTCTCGGAATCATTGCTGAGATTCTAACTACCAATGCACGCAAGCCAATTTATGGTTACAGATTGATGGTGGTCTCTATCTTTGTCTTGGGCTTCCTATCTTTTATCGTCTGGGCCCACCACATGTATCTCACAGGCATGGGTTCTGCCATTAGTATGTGGTTTCAGACCACTACCATCATTATTTCCATTCCCTCAGTAATTTTAATCAGTTGTTTATTTATTACGCTCTGGGGTGGCTCTATTCGTTTTAATACCGCCATGTGCTTTGCCACTGCCTTCCTGCCAATGTTTGGCATAGGCGGGTTGACGGGAATACCTTTGGCATTCAGCACAATTGATTTATATCTGCATGACACTTATTATGTGATTGGTCACTTCCATTATATTATTGCACCGGGCACTATTTTCGCCTTATTAGCTGGTATATATCATTGGTATCCCAAAGTTACCGGAAGACACATGAACGAGTTCTGGGGTAAAGTGCACTTTTGGCCCTCATTATTGTTTATGAACGGAATCTTTCTGCCTATGTTCTTGCAAGGCATGGCAGGGTTTCACCGTCGTTGGTATGACGGTGGTCAATCTTATGAATTAACCCAACGCGTGATCGAGTGGACTCAAATTTTTGGCTTCAAAGGAATCACCTATATTCAGCTCAATGAAATCATGACTTGGTCAGCGATCGGTCTGTTTATTGCACAGATCCCATTCATCATTAACTTTTTCGCGAGTATCAAAACGGGTAAAAAAGCTGTCGATAATCCTTGGCAATCTACGACGGTTGAGTGGCTTGCCCCTACGCCTCCTGGCCACGGAAACTTTACTTCGGAGCCCATTGTGGATAAAGGCCCTTATGAATATAATGTTCCTGACTCTGAGGAGGAGTTCTCACCACAAGGAAAACTCAGTTAG